Proteins found in one Solitalea lacus genomic segment:
- a CDS encoding sigma-54-dependent transcriptional regulator: MNQGTLLIIDDEEKLRKLLARILSLEGYIVIEAATGKEGLKKLELEQIDVVLSDVKLPDANGVELTQTIKTRFPEIEIVVLTAFGTIADGVKAIKNGAFDYITKGDDNDKIIPLVAKAMDKALSQKAILRTNKKSGEQYLFKNIIGKSKQILEAIALAKKVATTDATVLLLGETGTGKEVFAQSIHQEGSRKSKPFVAINCGAFSKELLESELFGHRSGSFTGAIKDKKGLFEEADGGTIFLDEIGEMNIDLQSKLLRVLESGEFLKIGDTKPTKVNVRVIAATNRDLKAESDKGHFRLDLYYRLSVFQISLPPLRERKTDIQEIASFFLRYFSAKNNKPIKSMNAEFIDRLKDYNWQGNIRELKNIMERAIILCDGKDLSATDLPFEIQHYSASEAPSFSSFDLASVEKLHIKKVLQHTGGNKTETARLLNIGLTTLYRKIEEYKI, from the coding sequence ATGAATCAAGGCACACTACTGATAATTGATGACGAGGAAAAACTTCGGAAACTACTTGCGCGTATACTTTCTTTAGAAGGCTATATAGTTATAGAAGCGGCAACAGGAAAAGAGGGTTTAAAAAAACTTGAACTTGAACAAATTGATGTGGTGTTAAGCGATGTCAAACTGCCCGATGCAAACGGAGTTGAGCTGACACAAACCATAAAAACAAGATTCCCTGAAATTGAAATTGTTGTGTTAACTGCATTTGGAACGATTGCCGATGGCGTAAAGGCCATTAAAAACGGGGCTTTTGATTATATTACTAAAGGCGACGACAATGACAAGATTATTCCCTTGGTAGCTAAAGCAATGGATAAAGCTTTAAGTCAAAAAGCAATATTACGTACCAACAAAAAAAGCGGGGAACAATACCTGTTCAAGAATATTATTGGAAAGTCGAAACAAATATTAGAAGCCATAGCATTAGCAAAAAAAGTAGCCACCACTGATGCCACAGTTTTGCTTTTAGGTGAAACAGGGACAGGGAAAGAGGTTTTTGCCCAGTCAATACATCAGGAGGGCAGCCGTAAAAGCAAGCCATTTGTTGCCATTAACTGCGGAGCTTTTTCAAAAGAATTACTTGAAAGTGAGTTGTTCGGTCACCGTTCCGGCTCATTCACCGGAGCTATTAAGGATAAAAAAGGATTATTTGAAGAGGCTGACGGAGGAACAATTTTTTTGGATGAGATTGGAGAAATGAACATCGACTTGCAATCAAAACTCTTACGAGTGTTGGAAAGCGGTGAGTTTTTAAAAATAGGCGACACCAAACCTACCAAAGTAAATGTAAGAGTTATAGCAGCCACCAACCGCGATTTAAAAGCAGAAAGCGATAAGGGTCATTTCCGCCTTGACTTATATTACCGATTGAGTGTTTTTCAAATAAGCTTGCCCCCGCTGCGAGAACGCAAAACTGACATTCAAGAGATAGCTTCATTTTTCTTGCGCTATTTCTCTGCTAAAAATAACAAGCCTATTAAATCTATGAATGCTGAATTTATAGATCGATTAAAGGATTATAATTGGCAGGGAAACATTAGGGAATTGAAAAATATTATGGAGAGAGCTATAATTTTATGTGATGGGAAGGACCTTAGTGCGACTGATTTGCCTTTCGAGATTCAACACTACTCTGCTAGTGAAGCGCCAAGCTTTTCTTCATTTGATTTAGCTTCTGTTGAAAAGCTCCATATTAAAAAAGTGCTACAACATACAGGTGGCAATAAAACTGAAACCGCAAGGTTACTCAATATTGGATTGACTACGCTTTACCGGAAAATTGAAGAGTATAAAATTTAA
- the kdpF gene encoding K(+)-transporting ATPase subunit F, whose amino-acid sequence MTVLFIISIAVFIYLVYVLLKPEKF is encoded by the coding sequence ATGACTGTATTATTCATTATATCAATTGCGGTATTTATTTACCTCGTTTACGTGTTACTGAAACCGGAAAAATTTTAA
- the kdpA gene encoding potassium-transporting ATPase subunit KdpA, which translates to MNTEIIGVAFTYVLTVLLAIPLGKYISKVFGGEKIWSDFMAPLERFFFKFSGINPKQEMNWKQFLKALLTINMVWFVLGFLLLVFQGFLPLNPDGNPNMTPDLAFNTVISFMINCDLQHYSGEAGVTYLTQLLVINFLMFVSAATGITALAALFNGLKAKTTTNVGNFWDIFVKTNTRILLPLCVVVSIILIFNGTPASYEGKDSIITLQGDHVQISRGPAAGMIAIKHIGTNGGGWFGANSAHPLENPNYFTAVTELVAQVLIPIAMIFALGFYLNRKKLSYVIYGVMTIGMLCLVVPSLISELNGNPAIEKMGISQPTGAMEGKEVRFGPALSGYWSTMTTIISTGSVNSMHDSSMPASGMFQLLGMMINSFYGGCGVGILNYYIYLIIAVFISGLMVGRTPEFMGHKVEAREVKIAALITLLSPLLILAGTAISSYVIVNHPAADWAVKPGNWLNNPSFHGFSEMLYEYTSSNANNGSGFEGLGDNNIFWNVTTGFVLILGRFLPIIGPVAIAGLLAGKKYIPESAGTLKTDSITFGVMTLTVIIIINALSYFPALALGPIAEYFTMK; encoded by the coding sequence ATGAACACAGAAATTATAGGAGTAGCTTTTACTTACGTTCTAACCGTATTATTAGCCATACCACTAGGTAAGTACATTTCCAAAGTTTTTGGCGGTGAAAAAATCTGGTCGGATTTTATGGCCCCGCTTGAACGATTTTTCTTCAAATTCTCAGGCATAAATCCAAAACAAGAAATGAACTGGAAGCAGTTCTTAAAAGCCTTGTTAACTATCAACATGGTTTGGTTTGTCTTGGGCTTCCTTTTATTGGTTTTTCAAGGGTTTCTTCCATTAAACCCTGACGGTAATCCAAATATGACTCCAGATTTAGCATTCAATACCGTTATCAGTTTTATGATAAACTGCGATTTACAGCATTATTCTGGTGAGGCAGGTGTAACTTACTTAACACAGCTATTAGTAATAAATTTCCTGATGTTTGTTAGCGCTGCTACAGGTATTACTGCTTTAGCTGCCTTATTTAATGGGCTAAAAGCAAAAACAACTACTAACGTTGGCAACTTTTGGGATATTTTCGTTAAAACAAACACTCGTATCTTATTGCCATTATGTGTTGTTGTTTCCATCATACTAATTTTTAATGGAACCCCGGCTAGTTATGAAGGAAAAGATTCAATTATAACCCTTCAGGGAGATCACGTTCAAATATCACGTGGTCCAGCTGCCGGAATGATCGCCATTAAACACATTGGAACCAATGGAGGAGGTTGGTTTGGTGCAAATTCAGCTCATCCACTTGAAAATCCAAACTATTTCACTGCTGTTACCGAACTGGTTGCCCAAGTGCTTATTCCTATTGCAATGATCTTTGCATTAGGTTTCTACTTAAACCGCAAGAAACTCTCTTATGTCATTTATGGCGTAATGACCATTGGTATGCTGTGTTTGGTTGTCCCATCTCTTATTTCAGAGTTAAACGGCAATCCGGCAATTGAAAAAATGGGTATTTCACAACCAACAGGAGCCATGGAAGGAAAAGAAGTCCGTTTTGGACCGGCCCTGTCAGGTTATTGGAGTACCATGACCACTATTATTTCCACGGGCTCGGTAAATTCTATGCACGATAGTAGCATGCCGGCTTCGGGGATGTTCCAATTATTAGGAATGATGATCAACTCTTTTTACGGAGGCTGTGGTGTAGGTATTTTAAACTACTATATCTATCTCATTATTGCAGTATTTATTTCGGGGTTGATGGTTGGTCGCACCCCAGAGTTTATGGGACATAAGGTTGAAGCTCGCGAAGTGAAAATCGCCGCACTGATTACATTGTTAAGTCCGCTCTTGATATTGGCCGGAACTGCGATTTCTTCTTATGTAATTGTGAATCATCCGGCAGCAGACTGGGCCGTTAAGCCAGGCAACTGGCTCAACAACCCCAGCTTCCATGGTTTTTCAGAAATGCTGTATGAATACACCTCATCAAATGCCAACAACGGATCTGGCTTTGAAGGCTTGGGTGATAACAATATTTTCTGGAATGTAACTACAGGGTTTGTGCTTATCCTTGGGCGTTTCTTGCCAATCATTGGCCCTGTAGCCATTGCTGGTTTATTGGCAGGCAAGAAATACATTCCTGAATCAGCCGGAACCTTGAAAACCGATTCAATCACTTTCGGGGTGATGACTTTAACCGTAATCATCATTATCAATGCACTGTCTTATTTTCCTGCTTTAGCATTAGGACCAATTGCCGAATATTTCACAATGAAGTAA
- the kdpB gene encoding potassium-transporting ATPase subunit KdpB — protein MKKSRNIPLFETSLVKEAIKQAFIKLNPKIMFRNPVMFTVELGTVIMLFVTVYSLNNSGQGSFSYNLVIFIILLLTVLFANFAEALAEARGKAQAETLRKTREETPARLFKKADDLLVGKEQIIASSQLKKADIFICEAGDIIPTDGEIIEGLATIDESAITGESAPVIREAGGDKSSVTGGTKVLSDRIIVRVSTEPGESFLDKMIALVEGASRQKTPNEIALTILLASFTLVFVIVCITLKPFADYANTPITIAALISLFVCLIPTTIGGLLSAIGIAGMDRALRANVITKSGKAVETAGDIDTLLLDKTGTITIGNRKATNFWPVNGSDRKQLIESSVLSSLADETPEGKSIIELAGINIASLKPAQAEYIGFTAETRCSGVNIGANRRIRKGAFDSIRNIVLEAGNKIPVETEDRVKQIASNGGTPLVVSENEHIMGVVELQDIIKPGISERFERLRKMGVKTVMVTGDNPLTAKYIAEKAGVDDFIAEAKPEDKMNYIKAEQAHGKLVAMMGDGTNDAPALAQADVGVAMNSGTQAAKEAGNMVDLDNDPTKLIEIVEIGKQLLMTRGTLTTFSIANDVAKYFAIVPALFMASIPALHGLNIMKLTSPESAILSAVIFNAIIIPLLIPLALKGVAYKPIGASKLLRRNLLIYGMGGIIVPFIGIKLIDLVITLFL, from the coding sequence ATGAAAAAATCCAGAAATATACCATTGTTTGAAACCTCATTAGTTAAAGAGGCAATTAAGCAAGCATTCATAAAACTGAATCCCAAAATCATGTTCCGTAATCCAGTAATGTTTACCGTTGAATTAGGAACTGTGATAATGCTTTTTGTGACCGTTTATTCACTAAACAATTCCGGACAAGGTTCATTTTCATATAACCTAGTCATTTTTATCATTTTACTGCTAACGGTATTATTTGCCAATTTTGCAGAAGCGTTGGCAGAAGCTCGTGGTAAGGCACAAGCTGAAACCTTACGCAAAACCCGTGAAGAAACTCCTGCCCGCTTGTTTAAAAAAGCTGATGACCTGCTTGTTGGAAAAGAGCAAATAATAGCCTCTTCACAATTAAAAAAGGCCGATATTTTTATTTGCGAAGCTGGCGACATCATCCCTACCGATGGTGAAATCATTGAAGGATTAGCAACCATTGACGAATCAGCGATTACCGGTGAGTCTGCTCCTGTAATACGTGAAGCTGGCGGTGATAAATCTTCTGTTACCGGTGGAACGAAAGTTTTGTCAGACAGAATTATCGTGCGTGTTTCTACCGAGCCGGGTGAAAGTTTTTTAGATAAAATGATTGCCTTGGTAGAAGGTGCATCACGACAGAAAACGCCTAACGAAATTGCCTTAACCATTTTGTTGGCAAGCTTCACCTTGGTATTTGTAATTGTGTGCATTACTTTAAAACCTTTTGCTGATTATGCCAACACGCCAATTACGATTGCAGCCTTAATCTCGCTGTTTGTTTGTTTAATCCCAACAACCATTGGGGGGCTCCTTTCGGCAATTGGCATTGCCGGTATGGATCGCGCTTTACGTGCCAATGTAATCACTAAATCGGGTAAAGCAGTTGAAACTGCTGGTGATATTGACACCTTGTTGTTAGATAAAACAGGAACCATCACTATTGGCAATCGTAAAGCCACCAATTTCTGGCCAGTAAATGGCAGCGATCGTAAGCAACTCATCGAATCGAGTGTATTAAGCTCTTTAGCTGATGAAACCCCTGAAGGAAAATCAATTATTGAACTGGCAGGTATAAACATTGCTAGCCTTAAACCTGCACAGGCAGAATACATAGGCTTTACAGCTGAAACGCGTTGTAGTGGCGTTAACATTGGTGCTAATCGTCGTATACGTAAAGGGGCATTTGATTCCATTCGCAATATCGTGCTAGAGGCCGGGAACAAAATTCCTGTTGAAACAGAAGATCGAGTTAAACAAATTGCATCTAATGGAGGCACTCCATTAGTGGTTTCAGAAAATGAACATATAATGGGAGTAGTTGAATTGCAGGACATTATTAAGCCCGGCATTTCTGAACGTTTTGAGCGTTTGCGTAAAATGGGTGTTAAAACTGTAATGGTTACGGGAGATAATCCGTTAACAGCAAAATACATCGCAGAAAAAGCTGGCGTGGATGATTTTATTGCTGAGGCAAAGCCAGAGGATAAGATGAACTACATAAAAGCCGAACAGGCTCATGGTAAATTGGTAGCCATGATGGGCGATGGAACCAACGATGCGCCAGCCCTAGCACAAGCAGATGTGGGTGTTGCTATGAATAGCGGTACACAAGCTGCTAAAGAAGCCGGCAACATGGTTGACCTGGATAACGACCCCACCAAGCTGATCGAGATTGTTGAGATTGGCAAACAATTGTTAATGACGCGCGGTACACTTACTACCTTTTCAATTGCCAACGATGTGGCTAAGTATTTCGCTATTGTTCCGGCTCTGTTTATGGCTTCTATCCCTGCTTTACATGGATTGAACATTATGAAATTAACCAGTCCCGAATCGGCCATTCTTTCTGCAGTGATTTTCAATGCTATTATTATTCCGTTGTTAATTCCATTGGCATTAAAAGGTGTTGCTTACAAACCAATCGGGGCAAGCAAACTGTTGCGTCGCAACCTTTTGATTTATGGAATGGGAGGAATTATTGTTCCATTTATAGGCATAAAATTGATTGACTTGGTAATAACGCTGTTTTTGTAA
- the kdpC gene encoding potassium-transporting ATPase subunit KdpC — MKKYILPSVILTGLLAILLAGIYPLSLSGIARFAPGNGGGEKVLFNDRIVGYANVGQKFTADKYFQGRPSAIDYNASGSGGSNKGPSNPDYLKIVQNRIDTFMVHNPGVKKEEIPVELVTASGSGLDPDLSPAAARVQVPRIAKIRGIEVEKLYNLIDQQTEKQFFGLGPNKINILKLNVALDQIK, encoded by the coding sequence ATGAAAAAATATATTCTTCCTTCAGTAATTCTTACCGGTTTATTGGCAATATTACTTGCCGGTATCTATCCACTATCACTTTCCGGAATTGCAAGATTTGCTCCTGGAAATGGTGGCGGTGAAAAAGTATTATTTAATGACCGCATTGTTGGCTATGCCAATGTAGGTCAAAAATTTACCGCCGATAAATACTTTCAGGGTCGTCCATCAGCAATTGACTATAATGCATCTGGTTCGGGTGGCTCAAACAAAGGTCCATCCAATCCCGATTATTTAAAAATCGTTCAGAACCGAATTGACACCTTTATGGTGCATAACCCAGGAGTAAAAAAAGAAGAAATTCCTGTGGAATTAGTAACTGCTTCGGGAAGTGGTTTAGACCCAGACCTATCTCCAGCAGCAGCAAGAGTTCAGGTTCCTCGCATTGCAAAAATCAGGGGAATTGAAGTTGAAAAGTTGTACAATCTAATTGATCAGCAAACGGAAAAACAATTTTTTGGTTTGGGACCTAATAAGATTAATATATTGAAGTTAAATGTTGCATTAGATCAAATAAAATAA
- a CDS encoding porin, translated as MKKLLIVMSLFTIIGKVSAQDKNFQFSGFLEVYYSYDFNKPADHNKEGFIYSHNRHNELNLNLGFVKGSLASDRVRGNFALMTGSYSNANLSGEPGVLKNIYEANAGVKLAAKKNLWIDAGIFASHLGFESAHSPSCWNLTRSIIADNSPYYESGIKLNYDSDNGKWTFASMYLNGWQRITRIDGNSTPAFGTQVTYKPNNKVLLNYSTFIGNDKPDSVRLMRYFNNFYGILQLTSKFGLIAGVDYGLEQKTKGSSDMNNWFGGALIAKYVFNDKVALAARYEYYQDENEVIITTEAPDGFKASGYSLNFDYAPIKNALFRIEGKLLNSKNAVFTKENSLVNNDAFITTSLSISF; from the coding sequence ATGAAGAAATTACTTATTGTCATGTCACTATTTACAATCATTGGAAAAGTTAGTGCACAGGATAAAAATTTCCAGTTTTCTGGGTTTCTGGAGGTCTATTATTCTTATGATTTTAATAAGCCGGCCGATCATAATAAGGAAGGGTTTATATATTCACACAACAGGCATAATGAATTAAACTTAAACCTGGGATTTGTGAAGGGTTCTCTAGCTTCTGACCGGGTAAGGGGGAATTTTGCTTTAATGACTGGATCCTATTCAAATGCCAATCTTTCGGGAGAGCCGGGAGTATTAAAAAATATATATGAAGCCAATGCCGGTGTAAAGTTAGCGGCTAAAAAAAACTTATGGATAGATGCCGGAATTTTTGCCTCTCACCTAGGTTTTGAAAGCGCTCACTCACCAAGCTGTTGGAACCTAACCCGAAGCATTATTGCCGATAACTCCCCTTATTACGAGAGCGGCATTAAGCTGAATTATGATTCCGACAATGGCAAATGGACCTTCGCCTCTATGTATTTAAACGGCTGGCAGCGTATCACACGCATTGATGGAAACTCTACTCCTGCTTTTGGCACTCAGGTAACCTATAAACCCAATAATAAGGTTTTATTGAATTATAGCACATTTATTGGAAACGACAAACCGGATAGTGTTCGCTTAATGCGTTATTTCAATAATTTTTACGGCATTTTGCAATTAACATCAAAATTTGGACTTATTGCTGGAGTTGATTATGGATTGGAACAAAAAACTAAAGGTTCCTCAGACATGAACAATTGGTTTGGAGGAGCTTTAATAGCCAAATATGTGTTTAATGACAAGGTGGCTTTGGCGGCACGTTATGAATATTATCAGGACGAAAATGAAGTGATCATCACTACAGAAGCTCCTGATGGTTTCAAAGCATCAGGATATTCTTTAAACTTTGATTATGCCCCCATTAAAAATGCATTATTCAGGATTGAAGGAAAATTATTAAACAGCAAGAATGCGGTTTTTACCAAGGAAAACAGTTTGGTAAACAATGATGCTTTTATCACAACTTCCTTGTCTATTTCGTTTTAA
- a CDS encoding sensor protein KdpD yields MPEKDQTAQSFLNLIQRSKRGKFKIYIGMSAGVGKTYRMLQEAQSLQKNGIDVKVGYIETHNRKETHALLHGLPVIPRRKLFYKGKELDEMDLNAILTIRPDVVIVDELAHTNIEGSKNEKRWQDVVDILNAGINVISAVNIQHIESINEEAQKISGAEIKERVPDSVLLMADEVVNIDLTADELISRLKEGKIYDVTKVPTALNNFFQSDKILQLRELALKEVARQVVRKIDTEIPKTIRQRQEVFLACISTQEHSAKTIIRKTARLAAYYNSKWMVLYVQTPHESMDKIKLDLQRHLINNFKMATEMGAEVIKLKSDDVTEGMLETIEKYSITTICLGKPEFSWWKVLTGKALFEKLLQKIEDKDIDIVILS; encoded by the coding sequence ATGCCAGAGAAAGATCAAACGGCTCAAAGTTTTTTAAATCTCATTCAACGCTCAAAGCGCGGAAAGTTTAAGATCTACATCGGCATGAGTGCCGGTGTTGGTAAAACTTATCGCATGTTGCAAGAGGCGCAATCCTTACAAAAAAACGGCATTGATGTTAAAGTCGGGTATATAGAAACCCATAATCGTAAAGAAACACATGCATTGCTGCATGGACTACCTGTAATTCCACGTAGGAAACTTTTTTATAAGGGCAAAGAACTAGATGAGATGGACCTAAATGCAATCTTAACAATAAGACCAGACGTGGTAATTGTTGACGAACTTGCACATACCAACATTGAAGGCAGTAAGAATGAAAAACGCTGGCAGGATGTAGTTGATATTTTAAATGCAGGCATCAACGTTATCAGCGCAGTAAACATTCAGCATATTGAAAGTATTAATGAAGAAGCGCAAAAAATTAGTGGTGCTGAAATTAAAGAACGGGTTCCCGATAGTGTTTTATTGATGGCTGATGAAGTGGTAAATATAGACTTAACAGCGGATGAGCTTATTTCCCGACTGAAGGAAGGCAAAATTTATGATGTAACCAAGGTGCCTACTGCTTTAAACAACTTCTTTCAAAGTGATAAAATTCTTCAGTTAAGAGAACTTGCTTTAAAAGAAGTGGCTCGGCAGGTAGTTAGGAAAATTGATACTGAGATCCCAAAAACTATCCGGCAAAGACAAGAAGTATTTTTGGCTTGCATTAGTACGCAAGAACATTCAGCCAAAACCATTATTAGAAAAACGGCCCGACTGGCAGCCTATTATAATTCAAAGTGGATGGTCTTATATGTACAAACTCCGCATGAAAGTATGGATAAAATCAAACTTGACTTGCAACGACATTTGATCAACAATTTTAAAATGGCGACGGAAATGGGTGCCGAAGTAATTAAACTTAAAAGTGATGATGTGACCGAAGGCATGCTGGAAACTATTGAAAAGTATAGCATAACCACTATTTGCTTAGGAAAGCCCGAATTTAGTTGGTGGAAAGTACTGACAGGGAAAGCTCTTTTTGAGAAGCTCCTGCAAAAAATAGAAGATAAAGACATTGATATAGTAATACTGTCATAA
- a CDS encoding HAMP domain-containing sensor histidine kinase produces the protein MKTKTKLTLGLWFLFIIILIMGLTGTHYIYKMGRDSKTILKDNYESIEYAKVMLQQLDELQGKDPAKIQTALILFKKNLKLEKQNITEVGEKELVDEINLSFMQLTQNSLSPELILSIREKLFKLSEMNMQALVRKNNTAQKNAEQAVIYISLLLAICIMVCFSFIINFPGYIANPIRQLTEGIKQIANKRYDQRLHFQSGDEFGELAEAFNSMAKQLDAYENSNLAKILFEKKRIETIINNMHDPIIVLDENSKVLFTNPQAISVLGSKNEYLLGKHAPDVALVNDLMRTLLGGQFIGKELKIYANGKESYFVQEVFDVNNESKTLGKVIVLKNITKFHELDEAKTNFIATISHELKTPISSIKMSVKLLEDDRIGVVNAEQKQLIHNIADDSQRLLKITAELLDLAQAETGNIQLSFRKTKPQAIVDYAVNAIKVMAEQKSLQLKINCSENLPMVNSDMEKTAWVLVNFLSNAIRYSPTDSSVEIDVYNDNNEVVFAVQDHGKGIEEKYRGKVFDRYFKVPGIDKTTGGTGLGLAISKDFIEAQSGRIWVESELGEGAMFAFALPVA, from the coding sequence ATGAAAACTAAAACAAAACTCACTCTTGGACTCTGGTTTCTTTTCATTATTATTTTAATAATGGGCCTTACAGGCACGCATTATATTTATAAAATGGGAAGAGACTCAAAAACTATATTAAAAGACAATTATGAGTCAATTGAGTACGCCAAGGTAATGTTGCAGCAGCTCGATGAACTTCAGGGAAAAGATCCTGCCAAAATTCAAACCGCCCTTATTTTATTTAAGAAAAACCTTAAGCTTGAAAAACAAAATATTACAGAAGTTGGAGAGAAAGAATTGGTTGATGAGATAAATCTTAGCTTCATGCAATTAACACAAAATTCTTTGTCTCCAGAATTAATATTGAGCATACGTGAGAAGCTTTTTAAACTTAGCGAGATGAACATGCAAGCTCTGGTGCGAAAAAACAATACTGCTCAAAAAAATGCCGAACAAGCAGTTATTTATATTTCGCTGTTACTGGCCATTTGCATTATGGTATGCTTCAGTTTCATTATCAATTTCCCTGGATATATTGCCAATCCAATTCGACAATTAACAGAAGGGATCAAGCAAATTGCCAACAAGCGCTACGATCAACGATTGCATTTCCAGTCGGGAGATGAATTTGGAGAACTGGCTGAAGCTTTTAACAGCATGGCCAAACAATTGGATGCTTATGAAAACAGCAACTTGGCCAAAATTCTCTTTGAGAAAAAGCGCATTGAAACCATTATCAATAATATGCATGATCCAATAATTGTGTTGGATGAAAACAGCAAAGTATTATTTACCAATCCACAGGCGATTTCAGTTTTGGGAAGCAAAAATGAATACCTGCTTGGCAAGCATGCTCCGGATGTAGCACTAGTTAATGATTTAATGCGGACCCTTCTTGGTGGCCAATTTATTGGTAAAGAGTTAAAAATTTATGCTAATGGTAAGGAAAGTTATTTTGTTCAGGAAGTATTTGATGTAAATAATGAAAGTAAAACTTTGGGCAAAGTGATTGTGTTGAAAAATATCACTAAGTTTCATGAGTTAGATGAAGCTAAAACCAATTTTATTGCTACTATCTCACACGAATTGAAAACACCAATTTCATCGATAAAAATGAGTGTAAAGTTGCTGGAAGATGATCGAATTGGAGTAGTTAATGCCGAACAAAAGCAACTGATTCATAACATTGCCGATGACTCTCAACGGCTACTTAAAATAACAGCCGAACTACTTGATCTGGCTCAGGCTGAAACCGGAAACATACAATTGAGTTTTCGTAAAACAAAACCACAAGCCATCGTTGACTATGCAGTAAATGCGATAAAAGTAATGGCCGAGCAAAAATCATTGCAACTTAAAATAAATTGTTCCGAGAATTTACCAATGGTGAATTCCGATATGGAAAAAACTGCATGGGTGTTGGTAAACTTCCTGTCCAATGCCATAAGGTACAGCCCTACCGATAGTAGCGTTGAAATTGATGTATATAATGATAACAACGAGGTAGTTTTTGCTGTACAGGACCATGGCAAGGGTATTGAAGAAAAATATAGGGGCAAAGTCTTTGATCGTTATTTCAAAGTTCCGGGCATTGATAAAACTACCGGAGGAACCGGTTTAGGCTTAGCAATTTCTAAGGATTTTATTGAAGCCCAAAGTGGCCGTATTTGGGTTGAAAGTGAACTTGGAGAAGGTGCCATGTTTGCTTTTGCATTACCTGTTGCTTAA
- a CDS encoding RDD family protein, giving the protein MKYKPNLVKRVLATLIDYSLWVLIIFQYIHLFGTETEKTIQVTGWTAFPLLIYWIVYFVIVEGITGGTLGHHIFNLKVLTLDRNKIGLYESFMRRLFDPIDIFIYGIPAFIAVKYTKKNQRLGDLVAGTIIVDLNDAEQVRTSSLLS; this is encoded by the coding sequence ATGAAATATAAGCCAAATCTGGTCAAGAGAGTACTCGCCACACTTATTGATTACTCTTTATGGGTGTTAATTATCTTCCAGTATATACATCTGTTTGGAACTGAAACCGAAAAAACCATACAGGTAACAGGCTGGACAGCTTTCCCATTATTGATTTATTGGATTGTCTATTTTGTAATTGTAGAAGGAATTACAGGCGGAACACTGGGTCACCATATCTTCAATCTGAAAGTTTTAACTCTTGACAGAAATAAAATTGGATTGTATGAGTCTTTCATGCGAAGATTATTTGATCCAATCGATATTTTCATTTATGGTATTCCGGCCTTTATAGCCGTAAAATATACCAAAAAAAACCAGCGATTAGGTGATTTAGTAGCCGGAACTATTATTGTCGACTTGAATGATGCCGAACAGGTCCGCACTTCATCTTTATTAAGCTAA